Proteins co-encoded in one Papaver somniferum cultivar HN1 chromosome 5, ASM357369v1, whole genome shotgun sequence genomic window:
- the LOC113279756 gene encoding uncharacterized protein LOC113279756 — translation MEAHVDFFSVGRGLRQGVPLSPILFVLMEDVLSINISALMEKGEMQPMVMKNGIHPTHLFFADDVFIFCNGGKKSLKNLFKLLDEYQVVSSQIINKNKSKLFVDGNSHIRRKLISNTIHMEVAKFPGKYFGVYLAPGKVTSAMVWHIVEVLQSKLAAWKGNLLSFHDRLVLVKSVLSILSIYNMSVYRRPSSVIKVCEKIIRNFLWTGDGDTRKFKTLSWKKVCTPYEEGVLGIKRLKVVNQSLLMKLMWRILNSDEEWAMFLSAKFQDRYGQWTSNWKQSTIWKGLKWAWNALKDDIRWKIGDVSHISVWFDIWLGENPLINDIGYTDFIKNNIGLKVNSLLSEGHWNIPIELQQYISNYKLPAVHGGVDIRL, via the coding sequence ATGGAGGCCCATGTGGATTTTTTTTCTGTGGGAAGAGGACTGAGACAGGGAGTTCCACTCTCTCCGATTCTCTTTGTTCTGATGGAGGATGTCTTAAGCATAAACATCTCTGCTTTGATGGAAAAGGGTGAGATGCAACCAATGGTTATGAAGAATGGAATTCATCCTactcatctgttttttgcagatgatgtattCATCTTCTGTAATGGAGGTAAGAAGAGTCTAAAGAATTTGTTTAAATTACTAGATGAATATCAAGTTGTTTCTAGTCAGATCattaacaaaaacaaaagcaAGCTCTTTGTGGATGGTAATTCACATATCAGAAGAAAATTGATTAGTAACACGATACACATGGAAGTGGCCAAATTCCCTGGCAAATATTTTGGGGTATATCTTGCTCCAGGAAAAGTTACATCTGCAATGGTTTGGCATATAGTGGAAGTGCTTCAAAGCAAATTGGCAGCTTGGAAAGGTAATTTACTATCTTTTCATGATAGATTGGTGCTAGTTAAATCTGTTCTTAGTATCTTATCTATCTACAACATGTCCGTTTATAGACGACCTTCATCTGTAATTAAGGTCTGTGAAAAAATTATAAGGAATTTCTTATGGACTGGAGATGGAGATACAAGAAAATTCAAAACTCTTTCATGGAAAAAAGTTTGTACCCCTTATGAGGAAGGTGTTCTAGGTATTAAAAGACTAAAAGTAGTCAACCAATCATTGTTAATGAAGCTCATGTGGAGAATTTTGAATTCAGATGAAGAATGGGCTATGTTTTTATCTGCAAAATTTCAAGATAGATATGGTCAATGGACATCAAATTGGAAACAATCAACAATTTGGAAAGGACTGAAATGGGCATGGAATGCTTTAAAAGATGATATCAGATGGAAAATTGGTGATGTCTCTCATATTTCAGTTTGGTTTGATATTTGGTTGGGGGAAAATCCACTGATAAATGACATTGGTTATACGGATTTTATCAAGAACAATATTGGTTTGAAAGTGAATTCACTTTTATCTGAAGGTCATTGGAACATTCCAATTGAACTGCAACAATATATTTCCAATTATAAATTGCCTGCTGTTCATGGTGGTGTTGATATAAGATTATAG